One part of the Coleofasciculus chthonoplastes PCC 7420 genome encodes these proteins:
- a CDS encoding ATP adenylyltransferase family protein, translating to MPEEKPTEPKTLTLKPGTLWSTVQKTTEHALQCGALQPIATEYEFVEQDGIRFLVRIVSNLDRKAKAKKQQQKKKADFNPFLPYEEDLFVADISDTHLCLLNKFNVVDYHLLIVTREYEDQDNWLTLSDFQAMWTGLAEIDGLAFYNGGKIAGASQRHKHLQLVPLPLTPEKPKLPIEPAIASANFQGSIGTIPSFPFVHALTRFDPSWIDSPDIAAKATLDAYHRLLEAVGKPYEGIKQSAPYNLLATREWMLLVPRSQEEFESISVNSLGFAGALLVRNSQQMQSLKDVGPLTILKHVSN from the coding sequence ATGCCCGAAGAAAAACCCACTGAACCGAAAACACTCACCCTAAAACCGGGTACATTATGGTCAACGGTTCAAAAGACAACCGAACACGCCCTCCAATGCGGCGCACTGCAACCCATCGCAACTGAGTATGAGTTTGTCGAACAGGATGGGATTCGCTTTCTGGTGCGGATTGTCTCTAACCTGGATCGCAAAGCCAAAGCCAAGAAGCAGCAGCAGAAGAAAAAAGCTGACTTTAACCCCTTTCTCCCTTACGAGGAAGATTTATTCGTGGCTGATATTTCCGATACTCACCTGTGTCTGTTAAATAAGTTCAATGTGGTTGATTATCACCTCCTGATCGTCACACGAGAGTATGAAGATCAAGATAATTGGCTCACCTTATCCGATTTTCAGGCAATGTGGACAGGTTTAGCGGAAATTGATGGTTTAGCCTTCTATAACGGCGGCAAAATAGCGGGTGCAAGTCAGCGACACAAACATTTACAGCTTGTTCCTTTACCCCTCACCCCAGAGAAACCCAAGCTACCCATCGAACCCGCGATCGCATCGGCTAATTTCCAGGGTTCAATAGGTACAATACCCAGTTTTCCCTTTGTTCATGCCCTAACCCGATTCGATCCCAGTTGGATAGACTCCCCAGACATTGCCGCTAAAGCCACTCTGGACGCTTATCACAGACTTCTAGAAGCAGTGGGTAAGCCATACGAGGGCATCAAACAATCCGCCCCCTACAACCTGCTAGCCACACGAGAATGGATGCTGCTTGTGCCGCGATCGCAAGAAGAGTTTGAATCCATCTCCGTCAATTCACTTGGCTTTGCGGGGGCGCTGCTGGTTCGCAATTCCCAGCAAATGCAGAGTCTCAAAGACGTCGGTCCTCTGACTATCCTCAAACATGTATCGAATTAA
- a CDS encoding Uma2 family endonuclease, whose product MVTLQLRQLDVPPGQRLLIHDVDWSEFEQILNELGEKRTARIAYSQKTLEIRMPLPKHEREKSIIGDLVKIILEELEIDCECFGSTTFKRQEMGYGIEPDECFYIQNHQVMVGKERIDLSVDPPPDLAIEVDVTSKTQMESYISLAVPELWLCDRGELKIYTLQSGQYQSVSTSPTFPGLPILDLVADVLTQSSTIGRSPALRAFRKQIRNLNSQISYGD is encoded by the coding sequence ATGGTCACGCTTCAACTCCGACAACTCGACGTACCCCCCGGTCAACGATTGCTGATCCATGATGTCGATTGGTCAGAATTTGAACAAATCTTGAACGAGTTGGGTGAAAAACGCACCGCTCGAATTGCCTACAGCCAGAAAACATTAGAAATCCGGATGCCACTACCCAAACATGAGCGAGAAAAATCGATTATTGGTGATCTAGTCAAAATTATATTAGAAGAATTAGAAATAGACTGTGAATGCTTTGGTTCAACCACCTTCAAACGTCAAGAGATGGGTTACGGCATTGAACCAGATGAATGCTTCTACATCCAAAATCATCAAGTCATGGTGGGTAAAGAGCGCATCGATTTATCAGTTGATCCACCGCCCGATCTGGCTATTGAAGTGGATGTCACCTCGAAAACTCAGATGGAGAGTTACATTAGCTTAGCAGTGCCAGAACTTTGGCTGTGCGATCGCGGCGAACTGAAGATTTATACCTTACAATCAGGACAATATCAGTCAGTTTCTACCAGTCCCACATTCCCAGGACTACCGATTTTAGACCTCGTAGCAGACGTTCTCACCCAAAGTAGCACGATTGGTAGAAGTCCTGCCCTACGAGCCTTTCGTAAGCAAATCCGAAATCTCAATTCTCAAATCTCCTATGGCGATTAG
- a CDS encoding retroviral-like aspartic protease family protein: MQPTTNNLMGKVKTTLVITNRIDQANAEDGLIPADRVRSITLTNVLVDTGATTLCLSKSIINQLGLKLLKEIDVATATGIGKARIFQDAKISLCGREGTFECLELPGGSDPLLGVIPLEALGIELDLKNQTLKLLPISPTETYFTIL; this comes from the coding sequence ATGCAACCTACTACTAATAACTTAATGGGAAAAGTTAAAACGACCCTAGTTATCACTAATCGTATTGATCAAGCTAATGCCGAAGATGGTCTGATTCCTGCTGATCGAGTGCGCTCTATCACCTTAACTAACGTTTTAGTCGATACGGGAGCCACAACCTTGTGTCTGTCTAAATCTATCATTAATCAGTTAGGATTAAAACTCCTTAAAGAAATTGATGTCGCCACAGCTACAGGAATTGGCAAAGCGAGAATCTTTCAAGATGCCAAAATCTCTCTGTGTGGACGGGAGGGAACATTTGAATGTTTGGAACTTCCAGGAGGAAGTGATCCCTTACTAGGCGTTATCCCACTAGAAGCATTGGGAATTGAACTGGATTTGAAAAATCAAACCTTAAAACTCTTACCCATTAGCCCCACTGAAACGTATTTTACTATCCTTTAA
- a CDS encoding thiamine phosphate synthase, whose product MINNCSALSFELLLITDKAACHRAGRTVEQTLTSILNDINSRCVAILVRDKKATISEIATLISNLKPLTDSTGVLLLVHSYPQLALEYNLAGVHLSSTTAIAPVRQQLPPEMLIGVSRHGTDALDQDDIGLANYATISPVYSPLSKPDDQRNTLGLQGLRDSVKRSYRPLVALGGIEPGRVSDAIAQGAKAVAVIGAVMGAENPASVVQLLLDKDTHRAAK is encoded by the coding sequence ATGATTAATAATTGTTCTGCTCTATCATTCGAGCTTTTACTCATCACTGACAAAGCCGCTTGTCATCGGGCGGGTCGAACTGTAGAGCAAACTCTAACAAGTATCCTCAACGACATTAATTCTCGGTGTGTTGCTATACTTGTCCGTGATAAAAAAGCGACAATTTCAGAGATTGCTACTCTAATTAGTAACTTGAAGCCGTTAACTGACTCGACGGGTGTATTGTTGCTCGTACACAGTTATCCTCAATTAGCATTAGAATACAATCTGGCGGGAGTTCATCTATCATCAACGACAGCTATTGCACCTGTACGTCAACAACTTCCACCTGAGATGCTTATAGGAGTCTCGCGTCATGGAACCGACGCACTGGATCAGGATGATATTGGTTTGGCTAACTATGCTACGATTAGTCCAGTATACTCACCTTTGTCAAAACCAGATGATCAGCGCAACACATTGGGCTTACAGGGGTTGAGAGATAGCGTTAAGCGCAGTTATCGCCCATTAGTCGCCCTCGGTGGAATTGAACCAGGGCGAGTGAGTGACGCGATCGCACAAGGGGCAAAAGCCGTTGCTGTCATTGGTGCGGTGATGGGGGCAGAAAATCCTGCTAGTGTGGTTCAATTATTACTCGATAAGGATACTCATCGGGCGGCAAAATAA
- a CDS encoding dienelactone hydrolase family protein — MKPLLTSLIVAPLFTLLSSAIALAEVRTQVIEYQQGDTILQGFLAYDDEIQGKRPGVMVVHAWKGLGDYEKQRAKQLAELGYVAFAADIYGKGIRPKTNEEAREQATIYRSNRQLMRDRAQAGLQVLQQYPLTDGNQVAAIGYCFGGGTVLELARSGAPVAGVVSFHGNLDTPNPADAQAIKGRVLVLHGAADPLVPDEQVDAFKREMNYANVDWQMVMYGNAVHSFSDPNAGNDPSTGVAYNEKADKRSWAAMNRFFAELFR; from the coding sequence ATGAAACCTCTACTCACCTCGCTGATCGTCGCTCCACTATTTACTCTCTTGAGTTCAGCCATTGCTCTAGCTGAAGTCCGCACTCAAGTGATTGAATACCAACAGGGTGATACTATACTCCAAGGCTTTCTGGCTTACGATGACGAGATTCAGGGAAAGCGCCCTGGCGTGATGGTGGTTCACGCTTGGAAAGGATTGGGAGATTACGAGAAGCAACGGGCAAAACAGCTTGCTGAATTAGGGTATGTGGCATTTGCCGCTGATATTTATGGTAAGGGAATTCGACCCAAAACTAATGAAGAAGCCAGAGAACAAGCGACGATTTATCGATCCAATCGCCAATTAATGCGCGATCGCGCCCAGGCTGGATTACAAGTGTTGCAACAATATCCGTTGACGGATGGAAATCAAGTTGCCGCGATCGGCTATTGTTTTGGGGGCGGTACAGTATTGGAATTAGCCCGCAGTGGTGCGCCAGTGGCTGGGGTTGTTAGCTTCCATGGTAATTTAGATACACCCAATCCCGCAGATGCTCAAGCGATTAAAGGTAGAGTGCTGGTGTTGCATGGTGCAGCCGATCCTTTAGTTCCTGATGAGCAAGTTGACGCTTTTAAACGGGAAATGAATTATGCCAATGTAGACTGGCAAATGGTTATGTATGGTAATGCTGTTCACAGCTTTAGTGATCCGAATGCGGGGAATGATCCTTCAACGGGAGTGGCTTACAATGAGAAGGCAGATAAGCGCTCTTGGGCGGCAATGAATCGGTTTTTTGCTGAATTATTTCGCTAG
- a CDS encoding S-layer homology domain-containing protein, which produces MRRIFGILPLVFLLQSLPVVAQESTTLDPVEQVIAAGWMTRDREGDFQAQRILNRAELASILVKTFDLEKRVSQPDEPIAVLDVPTSHWAYRDIQLVWQNNVMTGYRQGRFFPNQRVTRAEAFSILAQAYGVFQFPEDTVAELLSRYPDADQIPTWARKSIATALYEGFVNIDPLTNSIDPLAPMTRGDMAYALSKYLERQETTAPIPWTIEEPAPM; this is translated from the coding sequence ATGCGTCGCATTTTTGGCATTCTACCTCTGGTATTTTTACTGCAAAGTCTTCCCGTTGTTGCCCAAGAGTCAACAACCCTTGACCCCGTTGAACAGGTTATCGCGGCTGGATGGATGACTCGCGATCGCGAGGGGGATTTTCAGGCACAACGAATCCTCAATCGGGCTGAATTAGCATCGATTTTAGTCAAAACCTTTGACTTAGAAAAACGAGTCTCCCAACCCGATGAACCTATTGCTGTTCTCGATGTGCCTACCTCTCACTGGGCATATCGCGATATTCAATTAGTCTGGCAAAATAATGTGATGACGGGTTACCGTCAGGGACGATTTTTTCCCAATCAACGGGTTACTCGCGCTGAAGCATTCTCTATTTTAGCTCAAGCCTATGGGGTGTTTCAGTTTCCAGAGGATACGGTGGCTGAACTGCTTTCGCGCTATCCCGATGCTGATCAAATACCAACTTGGGCAAGAAAGTCAATTGCCACGGCTCTGTATGAGGGGTTTGTTAATATCGATCCCCTGACTAATTCTATTGATCCTCTCGCCCCTATGACTCGTGGAGATATGGCTTATGCGTTGAGTAAATATCTGGAACGACAAGAAACCACTGCGCCGATTCCTTGGACGATTGAGGAACCTGCGCCTATGTAA
- a CDS encoding CHAT domain-containing protein — MVSIFVGVSVPLRLNSTELFSKTPLLAFSTNARKAEAERWLNQGIEQLRQQELDAAIQSSQQALTLYQDSRDRVGIAQSLNYLGWGLYQNGQYQAAEQMLRQGIQSLASVSPHPKSQDIQSQRLETQAAIYQLLQKVLIAQGKIKEALLVSEQSRVRWVSELVNRGDPNGSTITAAMAEPTIEQIQQIAQERNATLIEYSIIDNPLAEANQSEELFIWVIEPTGKITFRQSNLTQLGQKEKTTLTDYVSNIRQSLAASQWGVGLSRRKIPPFRQLYQVLIEPIADKLPTDPNAHVIFIPQQSLLMIPFSPLQDELGNYLLEKHTILTAPAIMVLDITRRTRVNRPDSVQQWLVVGNPHPMPGEFSPLPAAEQEAQAIASLVNTQAITGEVATKAEIVPQMPASRVIHLATHGIFDEQQGWESAIALAPTQTDNGWLTAREILDLNLNAELVVLSACNTGRGSISGDGLASLSSALIASGASSVIVSLWSIPDSPTAFLMQEFYANLQQNSDKAQALRKAMLTTMEKHPDLRDWAAFTLIGESIP, encoded by the coding sequence TTGGTAAGTATTTTTGTTGGTGTCTCAGTTCCGTTGCGATTAAATTCAACTGAATTATTCTCCAAAACACCTCTGTTGGCGTTCTCAACTAATGCCCGTAAAGCCGAGGCGGAGCGATGGTTAAACCAAGGGATTGAACAGTTGCGTCAGCAGGAATTGGATGCGGCGATACAGTCTAGCCAGCAAGCATTAACCCTCTATCAGGATAGTCGCGATCGCGTGGGTATAGCCCAGTCTTTAAATTATCTGGGATGGGGACTATATCAAAACGGTCAATATCAAGCCGCTGAGCAAATGTTACGCCAAGGAATTCAGAGTTTGGCATCGGTATCACCGCATCCTAAAAGCCAGGATATCCAATCCCAACGATTAGAAACACAGGCAGCAATTTATCAGCTACTGCAAAAAGTATTAATTGCTCAGGGTAAAATTAAGGAAGCACTTTTAGTGTCTGAGCAGAGTCGGGTAAGGTGGGTGAGCGAATTAGTAAACAGGGGTGATCCTAACGGGTCAACAATTACGGCTGCTATGGCAGAACCAACCATTGAGCAGATTCAACAGATTGCCCAAGAGCGAAACGCCACTCTGATCGAATACTCGATTATTGATAATCCCTTGGCTGAGGCGAATCAATCTGAAGAACTCTTTATATGGGTGATTGAACCAACCGGAAAAATCACCTTTCGCCAGAGCAATCTTACTCAACTTGGGCAGAAAGAAAAAACTACCCTAACAGACTATGTAAGCAATATCCGTCAATCCCTCGCCGCTTCCCAGTGGGGTGTTGGTTTATCTCGGCGTAAAATACCACCGTTTAGGCAATTGTATCAGGTTTTAATTGAACCGATCGCGGATAAATTGCCCACTGATCCTAACGCTCATGTTATCTTCATTCCCCAACAATCTCTGTTGATGATTCCCTTCTCTCCTCTACAAGATGAGTTGGGTAATTATTTGCTGGAAAAACACACAATTTTAACCGCTCCAGCGATAATGGTATTGGATATTACCCGGCGAACTCGGGTGAATCGTCCCGACTCTGTGCAACAATGGTTAGTCGTGGGAAATCCTCACCCCATGCCTGGAGAGTTCTCGCCATTACCTGCTGCTGAACAAGAAGCTCAGGCGATTGCATCTTTAGTGAATACCCAAGCGATTACGGGAGAGGTAGCCACTAAAGCAGAGATTGTGCCGCAGATGCCCGCGTCACGAGTGATTCATCTCGCCACTCATGGTATATTTGATGAACAGCAAGGATGGGAAAGTGCGATCGCGTTAGCACCAACGCAGACGGATAATGGCTGGCTAACGGCAAGAGAAATCCTGGATTTAAACCTAAATGCTGAGTTAGTGGTTCTCAGCGCTTGTAATACGGGGCGAGGGAGTATTAGTGGGGATGGCTTGGCTAGCTTATCTAGTGCTTTGATTGCATCGGGGGCGTCTAGTGTGATTGTCTCTTTATGGTCAATTCCTGACTCACCAACCGCCTTCTTAATGCAGGAATTTTATGCCAATTTACAGCAAAATTCCGACAAAGCCCAAGCTTTACGAAAAGCGATGTTAACCACGATGGAAAAACATCCCGATCTCCGGGATTGGGCAGCATTTACGTTAATTGGTGAAAGCATTCCGTAG
- the typA gene encoding translational GTPase TypA, with translation MTLPIRNVAIIAHVDHGKTTLVDALLKQSGIFREGEEVPDCVMDSNDLERERGITILSKNTAVHYKDILINIVDTPGHADFGGEVERVLGMVDGCILIVDANEGPMPQTRFVLKKALEKGLRPIVVVNKIDRPQADPYGAVDKVLDLFIELGADDDQCEFPYLFASGLQGYAKADLKDEGVDVQPLFESILRHVPPPVGDVSKPLQLQVTTLDYSDYLGRIVIGKIHNGVIKAGQQAVLVTESGEIVKTKISKLMGFEGLQRVDLEEAFAGNIVAVAGFANANIGETITCPNEPQALPLIKVDEPTLQMTFSVNDSPFAGQEGDYVTSRQLRDRLMRELETNVALRVDETDSPDKFLVSGRGELHLGILIETMRREGYEFQVSQPQVIYREVKGQPCEPYEVLALDIPEEAVGGCIERLGQRKGEMQNMHVSGNGRTQLEFVIPARGLIGFRGEFMRLTRGDGIMNHSFLDYRPISGDVETRRNGVIIAFEEGVATFYSLKNGEDRGVFFITPGTRVYKGMIVGEHNRPQDLDLNVCKTKQLTNHRSATGDELVQLQAPAEMSLERALEYIGPEELVEVTPESVRLRKVTKKLVRR, from the coding sequence ATGACTCTTCCGATTCGCAACGTTGCCATTATTGCCCACGTCGATCACGGCAAAACCACCTTGGTTGACGCCCTGCTCAAACAATCCGGTATCTTCCGTGAAGGGGAAGAGGTTCCTGATTGCGTTATGGACTCCAATGATTTGGAGCGAGAGCGGGGAATTACGATTCTGTCTAAAAATACAGCAGTTCACTATAAAGATATCTTAATCAATATCGTCGATACTCCCGGTCACGCCGATTTTGGTGGGGAAGTGGAACGGGTATTGGGTATGGTGGATGGTTGTATCCTGATTGTGGATGCCAATGAAGGACCGATGCCCCAAACCCGGTTCGTCCTGAAAAAAGCCTTGGAAAAAGGACTGCGCCCGATTGTGGTGGTGAATAAAATTGACCGTCCTCAAGCTGATCCCTACGGTGCTGTGGATAAAGTCCTGGATTTGTTTATTGAATTGGGGGCGGATGATGATCAGTGTGAGTTTCCCTATCTGTTTGCGTCTGGGTTACAAGGGTACGCTAAAGCCGATTTAAAGGACGAAGGCGTGGATGTGCAACCCTTGTTTGAATCCATCCTGCGCCATGTTCCGCCGCCTGTGGGTGATGTGAGCAAGCCTCTGCAATTGCAAGTCACGACGCTGGATTATTCGGATTATCTGGGTCGAATTGTAATTGGCAAAATCCATAATGGCGTAATTAAAGCGGGTCAGCAAGCGGTTTTAGTTACAGAAAGCGGGGAAATTGTCAAGACTAAAATTAGCAAACTCATGGGGTTTGAAGGACTCCAGCGGGTTGATTTAGAGGAAGCCTTCGCCGGAAATATTGTCGCGGTGGCGGGGTTTGCTAATGCCAATATCGGCGAGACGATTACCTGTCCCAATGAACCCCAAGCCTTACCGTTAATTAAGGTAGATGAACCGACATTGCAGATGACATTCTCGGTGAACGATTCGCCGTTTGCGGGTCAGGAAGGGGATTACGTGACTTCCCGACAATTGCGCGATCGCTTAATGCGAGAATTAGAGACGAATGTGGCTCTGCGTGTGGATGAAACCGATTCTCCAGATAAATTTTTAGTTTCTGGGCGGGGGGAATTACACCTAGGTATCCTGATTGAAACCATGCGCCGGGAAGGGTACGAGTTTCAGGTGTCTCAGCCACAAGTGATTTATCGGGAAGTCAAAGGTCAACCCTGCGAACCTTACGAAGTCTTGGCGCTAGACATTCCCGAAGAAGCCGTAGGTGGCTGTATTGAACGCTTGGGTCAGCGCAAGGGCGAAATGCAGAATATGCACGTTAGTGGTAATGGTCGCACTCAATTGGAATTTGTGATTCCCGCACGGGGTTTAATTGGCTTCCGGGGTGAATTCATGCGCCTGACTCGTGGGGATGGGATTATGAATCACAGTTTCTTGGATTATCGTCCGATTTCCGGTGATGTGGAAACCCGCCGCAATGGGGTGATTATTGCTTTTGAGGAAGGGGTAGCGACATTCTATTCCTTGAAAAATGGCGAAGACCGAGGTGTATTCTTTATTACACCAGGGACGCGGGTGTATAAGGGGATGATTGTCGGCGAACACAACCGTCCTCAAGATTTGGATTTGAATGTTTGTAAAACTAAGCAGTTAACCAACCATCGTTCCGCCACAGGGGATGAATTGGTGCAATTGCAAGCGCCAGCCGAGATGAGTTTGGAACGGGCGTTGGAATATATCGGACCCGAAGAATTGGTGGAAGTCACGCCCGAGTCGGTGCGGTTGCGGAAGGTGACGAAGAAGTTAGTCAGGCGTTAA
- a CDS encoding transposase family protein, translating into MKVNLLEALTQVPDFRAKRGRRYPLWLLLLLVIMGTLSDCLGYRARLRFLPSAS; encoded by the coding sequence ATGAAGGTCAATCTCCTGGAAGCCTTAACCCAAGTGCCAGACTTTCGCGCTAAAAGAGGACGACGTTATCCTTTGTGGTTACTTCTTTTGCTGGTGATTATGGGAACCTTGAGTGATTGTTTAGGTTATCGCGCCCGCTTAAGATTTTTGCCGTCGGCATCATGA